One Phenylobacterium hankyongense DNA segment encodes these proteins:
- a CDS encoding beta strand repeat-containing protein has product MIGATSGDLLFGNLGDDSVTGGGGNDSIYGEDGNDTLTEGASGVFSIDGGNGTDTITITAGTGSANIVGGAGDDTITVSNNTGANYIQGNAGNDSITSASSGNDTILGGQGDDTILNTAGGNHYFDGNLGNDNITSGTGNDTLLGEAGNDTIVGGGGNDLIDGGDGTNFLTGGTGADTILGGTGNDTILADDGNNSVNAGAGNNSITATAGNDTITAGAGNDTVDAGAGNNNVNVGDGANFVTTGAGNDVITTGAGNDTILAGAGANLIAAGDGLNNITFGAGDTTVTGGAGNDIVLNNGAGGNDTISVGDGANNITTVGGNDHITTGIGNDTIVGGGGNDVIVAGDGANSVTAGAGHDTISGGSGNDTILGGGGNDVINAGDGANTVSTGTGDDNIIAGAGNDTITANNGENTIDAGAGANHVTAGIGNDTITTGSGNDTIYSDAGSDTINAGAGNDMITGGAGKDIMFGGTGSDTFVFSPLDSSTVAGSGDQIRDWESIDKLDFAGGAGTSSNYIENSATDYGAALSYANDQINNHAYTYVAVQVGSDVVVFSDSIATSANGTTNAGAEDAVVLVGRSLADIDFSNII; this is encoded by the coding sequence ATCATCGGCGCCACTAGCGGCGATCTGCTGTTCGGCAACCTCGGCGACGACAGCGTGACCGGCGGCGGCGGCAACGACTCCATCTACGGCGAAGACGGCAATGACACGCTGACTGAAGGCGCCAGCGGCGTGTTCAGCATCGATGGCGGCAACGGCACCGATACGATCACGATCACTGCCGGCACCGGCTCGGCCAACATCGTTGGCGGCGCCGGCGACGATACCATCACTGTCTCGAACAACACCGGCGCCAACTACATCCAGGGCAATGCCGGCAACGATTCGATCACCAGCGCGAGCTCGGGCAATGACACCATCCTCGGTGGCCAGGGCGACGACACGATCCTCAACACCGCGGGCGGCAACCACTACTTTGATGGCAACCTCGGCAACGACAACATCACCAGCGGCACGGGCAACGACACCCTGCTGGGTGAAGCCGGTAACGACACCATCGTCGGCGGCGGCGGCAACGACCTGATCGACGGCGGCGACGGCACCAACTTCCTCACCGGCGGCACGGGCGCTGACACCATCCTCGGCGGCACGGGCAACGACACGATCCTGGCCGACGACGGCAACAACAGCGTGAACGCCGGCGCGGGTAACAACTCGATCACGGCCACGGCTGGCAACGACACGATCACGGCGGGTGCGGGCAACGACACTGTCGATGCGGGCGCCGGCAACAACAACGTGAACGTGGGCGATGGCGCCAACTTCGTCACGACCGGTGCCGGTAATGACGTCATCACCACCGGAGCCGGGAACGATACGATTCTGGCTGGCGCTGGTGCGAACTTGATCGCCGCTGGCGATGGCCTGAACAACATCACGTTCGGCGCGGGCGACACGACCGTCACCGGCGGCGCGGGCAACGACATCGTCCTGAACAACGGCGCGGGTGGCAACGACACCATCAGCGTCGGCGACGGTGCCAACAACATCACCACCGTGGGCGGCAACGACCACATCACCACGGGCATCGGCAACGACACCATCGTCGGTGGCGGCGGCAACGATGTGATCGTGGCGGGCGACGGTGCGAACAGCGTCACGGCTGGCGCGGGCCACGACACGATCTCGGGCGGGTCGGGCAACGACACCATCCTCGGTGGCGGCGGCAACGACGTCATCAATGCTGGCGACGGCGCGAACACGGTGAGCACCGGCACGGGCGACGACAACATCATCGCGGGCGCCGGCAACGACACGATCACGGCCAACAACGGTGAGAACACGATCGACGCGGGCGCCGGCGCCAACCATGTGACCGCGGGTATCGGCAACGACACGATCACGACGGGTTCCGGCAACGACACGATCTACTCCGACGCGGGTTCGGACACGATCAATGCCGGCGCGGGCAACGACATGATCACCGGCGGCGCCGGCAAGGACATCATGTTCGGCGGAACGGGTTCGGACACCTTCGTGTTCTCTCCCCTCGACTCGAGCACGGTGGCCGGCTCCGGCGACCAGATCCGCGACTGGGAGTCGATCGACAAGCTCGACTTCGCTGGCGGCGCTGGCACCTCGTCGAACTACATCGAGAACAGCGCGACCGACTATGGCGCGGCGCTGTCCTACGCGAACGACCAGATCAACAACCACGCCTACACCTACGTGGCGGTTCAGGTCGGGTCCGACGTGGTGGTGTTCTCCGACAGCATCGCCACCAGCGCCAACGGCACGACCAACGCCGGCGCTGAAGATGCGGTTGTCCTGGTTGGCCGTTCGCTGGCCGACATCGACTTCAGCAACATCATCTAA